Proteins from a genomic interval of Lycium ferocissimum isolate CSIRO_LF1 chromosome 2, AGI_CSIRO_Lferr_CH_V1, whole genome shotgun sequence:
- the LOC132033403 gene encoding uncharacterized protein LOC132033403 isoform X2: MRDNRMVVLVVLLLAFVVVADGEEWETVSKQNYSSHIRLHPHLLLFVTLPWSGESRSLMKELADVVSHDQGRFGSLKLMVLYRSSERMLADAVGADEGITILYYHHSHSYKYQGRLRVQNILSSVHYVMSLLPEQLPFKILKTPEDLEIFLGSTDKALILSEFCGWTQKLLAKGFHEQFNGTIAAKENENQGMENAKMDCGGDDLFSDMPWLSEFTSANSNAFLAAENMSLNSGASCKIDEFQRFESFLPKFLTVSRDLFLPPERLRFGLVPDRALLSSLNIEDSGSWLVTLHFAGCPSCLKALREGDDLKAFAKIQAWPVAELEDDVDDLENALPANKPSVVLFIDRSSDSLKIREKSRKALDSFREFALKIQMSNEMSEPKAFKSQETSLKGSQASRSTSRHPKVGLLPASQKINIKDKMSIVVMNQGKQVILEDLVSGLHGSTLHEILAYALQQKKEVKLSSLAKDAGFQLLSEDLDIKTAQALPGQTEFQSNKASEILLEGVSEGIIDPDRKTMLLEDTILEKQYNEQSESNEAKSSHVCPKDAETVLAHTELQSDQLCRVEDVPEGPTDLDKDQMLHVEDGKQIEESNPLNADLPQQNDEKNFLEDESSQISVKFGHDDVKKVANSPTAGETIKELDSQKEKKNFRGSFFFLDGHYRRLRALTSGSKIPSAVIIDPTSQQHYVLSEQADFSCTLLSEFLDSFLNGSLLPYQQSEHVVPSIREAPIPPFVNLDFHEADAIPRVTGHMFNELVLYNQSDSKNSGSSRDRDILVLFSNSWCGFCQRMELVVREVYRAIKGYNKTLRNGFKNEKLLLNGDEVRNEIPKFPVIYLMDCTLNDCSLILKSVLQRELYPSLLLFPAGRKKAIPYGGDMAVSNIINFLAHHGSHFYYLLQEEGILWTGGEPGIIHNMNSEASPFKNSPHEIILQGGPPTLDAQFNQIRAPLSSSAKAAPHVIVGSVLVATDKLQNVHPFDGSKVVIVKVDQSTGFQGLIVNKHIRWDSLDELEDGVVQLLKEAPLSFGGPVMKRGMPFAAFSRKYIVNQSMEVLPNVFFLDQRATVGIVEELRLGNQSIHDFWFFLGYSSWGWGQLFDEIAEGAWIVRNHDEDQIDWPWR; encoded by the exons ATGAGGGATAATAGAATGGTTGTGCTTGTAGTGCTGCTATTGGCGTTTGTTGTAGTTGCGGATGGTGAGGAATGGGAGACGGTGTCGAAGCAGAACTACTCTTCCCACATTCGCCTCCATCCTCATCTCCTTCTTTTCGTTACTCTCCCTT GGTCGGGTGAGTCTCGGTCCCTTATGAAGGAGTTGGCTGATGTAGTTTCTCATGATCAAGGGAGATTTGGTTCACTGAAGCTGATGGTTTTATATAGGAGCAGTGAGAGAATGCTGGCAGATGCAGTTGGAGCTGATGAGGgaataacaatattatattatcATCACTCACACTCCTACAAGTATCAGGGAAGACTTCGCGTGCAGAATATATTGTCATCTGTCCATTATGTTATGTCTCTGTTGCCAGAACAGCTTCCCTTCAAAATTCTGAAGACACCCGAAGACTTAGAAATTTTCCTCGGTTCAACTGACAAGGCGTTGATTCTTTCTGAATTTTGTGGATGGACCCAGAAATTGCTAGCAAAAG GATTTCATGAACAGTTCAATGGAACAATTGCagctaaagaaaatgaaaatcag GGGATGGAAAATGCGAAGATGGATTGTGGTGGTGACGATCTGTTTAGTGACATGCCTTGGCTCAGTGAGTTTACCTCAGCAAACAGTAACGCTTTCCTCGCGGCTGAGAATATGAGTCTTAATAGTGGGGCTTCCTGTAAAATTGATGAATTCCAACGTTTTGAATCATTCTTACCAAAGTTTTTGACGGTTTCGAGAGACTTATTTCTTCCCCCTGAAAGGCTAAGATTTGGTCTGGTTCCGGATAGAGCGTTGCTTTCATCATTGAACATTGAGGATTCTGGATCGTGGTTGGTGACATTGCATTTTGCTGGATGCCCCAGTTGTTTGAAGGCTCTCAGAGAAGGTGATGATCTCAAAGCTTTTGCCAAGATTCAAGCTTGGCCAGTTGCAGAG CTGGAGGATGATGTGGATGATCTTGAGAATGCTCTTCCAGCAAATAAGCCATCTGTTGTTCTTTTTATTGATAGATCATCTGACTCCTTGAAGATCAGAGAAAAGAGCAGGAAGGCTCTTGATTCTTTTAGAGAGTTTGCCCTGAAAATTCAGATGTCAAATGAAATGAGTGAACCAAAAGCATTCAAATCACAAGAGACATCTCTTAAGGGTTCCCAAGCATCAAGAAGTACTTCCAGACACCCTAAAGTGGGGCTGTTGCCAGCATCTCAAAAGATAAATATCAAAGACAAGATGTCAATTGTTGTAATGAATCAGGGGAAACAAGTCATCCTAGAAGATCTGGTTTCAGGTTTACATGGCAGTACATTGCATGAAATCTTGGCATATGCACTTCAGCAAAAGAAGGAAGTGAAATTGAGCTCACTTGCGAAAGATGCAGGATTTCAACTTTTATCTGAAGATCTTGACATCAAAACTGCCCAAGCTTTACCAGGTCAAACAGAATTTCAGTCAAACAAGGCTTCAGAGATCCTTCTGGAAGGTGTTTCTGAAGGTATTATTGATCCAGATAGGAAAACAATGTTACTTGAAGATACCATTTTGGAGAAGCAATACAATGAACAATCTGAATCAAATGAAGCCAAGTCTTCTCATGTTTGCCCAAAAGATGCTGAAACTGTACTGGCTCATACAGAACTTCAGTCAGATCAACTTTGTCgtgtagaagatgttccagaaGGGCCTACTGATTTAGATAAGGATCAAATGCTGCACGTGGAGGACGGGAAGCAGATTGAAGAATCAAACCCCCTTAACGCTGACTTGCCTCAGCAAAATGATGagaagaattttcttgaagatgAAAGTTCACAAATATCTGTAAAATTTGGTCACGATGATGTGAAGAAGGTTGCTAATAGCCCTACTGCCGGGGAAACAATCAAGGAGCTGGATTCgcagaaggaaaagaaaaacttCAGAGGTTCCTTCTTCTTTCTCGATGGTCACTATAGACGTCTTAGAGCTCTAACATCAGGTTCAAAAATACCATCTGCGGTAATTATTGATCCCACTTCACAGCAACACTATGTTTTAAGCGAGCAAGCAGATTTCAGCTGCACTTTGCTATCTGAATTTCTTGATAGCTTTCTCAATGGAAGTCTTCTCCCATATCAACAGTCTGAGCATGTTGTTCCAAGCATTAGGGAGGCTCCAATTCCACCATTTGTTAATCTGGATTTTCATGAGGCTGATGCTATCCCTCGAGTGACAGGGCATATGTTCAATGAGCTGGTCCTTTATAATCAATCTGATTCCAAAAATTCTGGTAGTTCTCGAGATAGGGATATTTTAGTGCTTTTCAGCAATAGCTGGTGTGGTTTTTGCCAGAGGATGGAACTGGTTGTTCGTGAAGTATACCGTGCAATCAAGGGGTATAATAAAACCCTGAGGAATGGGTTTAAGAATGAGAAACTGTTGTTGAATGGGG ACGAGGTGAGAAATGAGATCCCGAAGTTTCCAGTGATTTACTTGATGGATTGTACATTAAATGACTGCAGCTTAATCCTGAAATCAGTGCTTCAG AGGGAACTTTATCCATCTCTACTCTTATTTCCCGCTGGAAGGAAGAAAGCTATCCCTTATGGTGGAGATATGGCAGTATCTAATATCATTAACTTTCTTGCTCACCATGGGAGCCACTTTTACTATCTTCTTCAGGAGGAAG GTATACTGTGGACTGGAGGTGAACCAGGCATAATTCATAACATGAATTCAGAGGCTTCTCCATTTAAGAACTCGCCACATGAAATTATACTTCAAGGAGGACCGCCAACATTAGATGCTCAGTTCAACCAAATTAGAGCTCCTCTTAGTAGCTCCGCGAAAGCAGCCCCTCATGTGATTGTTGGCTCCGTCCTTGTTGCTACAGACAAGCTTCAAAATGTTCATCCTTTCGATGGATCCAAAGTAGTTATTGTGAAAGTGGATCAAAGCACAGGATTTCAAGGTCTGATTGTCAACAAACATATCCGCTGGGACTCTCTTGATGAACTTGAAGACGGAGTAGTACAGCTCCTGAAGGAGGCTCCTCTATCTTTTGGTGGCCCTGTCATGAAACGTGGAATGCCATTTGCTGCGTTTTCCAGAAAGTATATAGTTAACCAGTCCATGGAAGTGCTGCCAAATGTATTTTTTCTTGACCAAAGGGCCACAGTAGGTATCGTAGAAGAGCTAAGGTTAGGAAACCAGTCTATCCATGACTTCTGGTTCTTTTTGGGATATTCGAGTTGGGGTTGGGGCCAGCTATTTGATGAAATTGCTGAAGGAGCTTGGATTGTAAGAAATCATGATGAGGACCAAATAGATTGGCCTTGGAGATGA
- the LOC132033403 gene encoding uncharacterized protein LOC132033403 isoform X1 yields the protein MRDNRMVVLVVLLLAFVVVADGEEWETVSKQNYSSHIRLHPHLLLFVTLPWSGESRSLMKELADVVSHDQGRFGSLKLMVLYRSSERMLADAVGADEGITILYYHHSHSYKYQGRLRVQNILSSVHYVMSLLPEQLPFKILKTPEDLEIFLGSTDKALILSEFCGWTQKLLAKGGSNSSKHGFGFHEQFNGTIAAKENENQGMENAKMDCGGDDLFSDMPWLSEFTSANSNAFLAAENMSLNSGASCKIDEFQRFESFLPKFLTVSRDLFLPPERLRFGLVPDRALLSSLNIEDSGSWLVTLHFAGCPSCLKALREGDDLKAFAKIQAWPVAELEDDVDDLENALPANKPSVVLFIDRSSDSLKIREKSRKALDSFREFALKIQMSNEMSEPKAFKSQETSLKGSQASRSTSRHPKVGLLPASQKINIKDKMSIVVMNQGKQVILEDLVSGLHGSTLHEILAYALQQKKEVKLSSLAKDAGFQLLSEDLDIKTAQALPGQTEFQSNKASEILLEGVSEGIIDPDRKTMLLEDTILEKQYNEQSESNEAKSSHVCPKDAETVLAHTELQSDQLCRVEDVPEGPTDLDKDQMLHVEDGKQIEESNPLNADLPQQNDEKNFLEDESSQISVKFGHDDVKKVANSPTAGETIKELDSQKEKKNFRGSFFFLDGHYRRLRALTSGSKIPSAVIIDPTSQQHYVLSEQADFSCTLLSEFLDSFLNGSLLPYQQSEHVVPSIREAPIPPFVNLDFHEADAIPRVTGHMFNELVLYNQSDSKNSGSSRDRDILVLFSNSWCGFCQRMELVVREVYRAIKGYNKTLRNGFKNEKLLLNGDEVRNEIPKFPVIYLMDCTLNDCSLILKSVLQRELYPSLLLFPAGRKKAIPYGGDMAVSNIINFLAHHGSHFYYLLQEEGILWTGGEPGIIHNMNSEASPFKNSPHEIILQGGPPTLDAQFNQIRAPLSSSAKAAPHVIVGSVLVATDKLQNVHPFDGSKVVIVKVDQSTGFQGLIVNKHIRWDSLDELEDGVVQLLKEAPLSFGGPVMKRGMPFAAFSRKYIVNQSMEVLPNVFFLDQRATVGIVEELRLGNQSIHDFWFFLGYSSWGWGQLFDEIAEGAWIVRNHDEDQIDWPWR from the exons ATGAGGGATAATAGAATGGTTGTGCTTGTAGTGCTGCTATTGGCGTTTGTTGTAGTTGCGGATGGTGAGGAATGGGAGACGGTGTCGAAGCAGAACTACTCTTCCCACATTCGCCTCCATCCTCATCTCCTTCTTTTCGTTACTCTCCCTT GGTCGGGTGAGTCTCGGTCCCTTATGAAGGAGTTGGCTGATGTAGTTTCTCATGATCAAGGGAGATTTGGTTCACTGAAGCTGATGGTTTTATATAGGAGCAGTGAGAGAATGCTGGCAGATGCAGTTGGAGCTGATGAGGgaataacaatattatattatcATCACTCACACTCCTACAAGTATCAGGGAAGACTTCGCGTGCAGAATATATTGTCATCTGTCCATTATGTTATGTCTCTGTTGCCAGAACAGCTTCCCTTCAAAATTCTGAAGACACCCGAAGACTTAGAAATTTTCCTCGGTTCAACTGACAAGGCGTTGATTCTTTCTGAATTTTGTGGATGGACCCAGAAATTGCTAGCAAAAGGTGGCAGTAACAGCAGTAAACATGGTTTTG GATTTCATGAACAGTTCAATGGAACAATTGCagctaaagaaaatgaaaatcag GGGATGGAAAATGCGAAGATGGATTGTGGTGGTGACGATCTGTTTAGTGACATGCCTTGGCTCAGTGAGTTTACCTCAGCAAACAGTAACGCTTTCCTCGCGGCTGAGAATATGAGTCTTAATAGTGGGGCTTCCTGTAAAATTGATGAATTCCAACGTTTTGAATCATTCTTACCAAAGTTTTTGACGGTTTCGAGAGACTTATTTCTTCCCCCTGAAAGGCTAAGATTTGGTCTGGTTCCGGATAGAGCGTTGCTTTCATCATTGAACATTGAGGATTCTGGATCGTGGTTGGTGACATTGCATTTTGCTGGATGCCCCAGTTGTTTGAAGGCTCTCAGAGAAGGTGATGATCTCAAAGCTTTTGCCAAGATTCAAGCTTGGCCAGTTGCAGAG CTGGAGGATGATGTGGATGATCTTGAGAATGCTCTTCCAGCAAATAAGCCATCTGTTGTTCTTTTTATTGATAGATCATCTGACTCCTTGAAGATCAGAGAAAAGAGCAGGAAGGCTCTTGATTCTTTTAGAGAGTTTGCCCTGAAAATTCAGATGTCAAATGAAATGAGTGAACCAAAAGCATTCAAATCACAAGAGACATCTCTTAAGGGTTCCCAAGCATCAAGAAGTACTTCCAGACACCCTAAAGTGGGGCTGTTGCCAGCATCTCAAAAGATAAATATCAAAGACAAGATGTCAATTGTTGTAATGAATCAGGGGAAACAAGTCATCCTAGAAGATCTGGTTTCAGGTTTACATGGCAGTACATTGCATGAAATCTTGGCATATGCACTTCAGCAAAAGAAGGAAGTGAAATTGAGCTCACTTGCGAAAGATGCAGGATTTCAACTTTTATCTGAAGATCTTGACATCAAAACTGCCCAAGCTTTACCAGGTCAAACAGAATTTCAGTCAAACAAGGCTTCAGAGATCCTTCTGGAAGGTGTTTCTGAAGGTATTATTGATCCAGATAGGAAAACAATGTTACTTGAAGATACCATTTTGGAGAAGCAATACAATGAACAATCTGAATCAAATGAAGCCAAGTCTTCTCATGTTTGCCCAAAAGATGCTGAAACTGTACTGGCTCATACAGAACTTCAGTCAGATCAACTTTGTCgtgtagaagatgttccagaaGGGCCTACTGATTTAGATAAGGATCAAATGCTGCACGTGGAGGACGGGAAGCAGATTGAAGAATCAAACCCCCTTAACGCTGACTTGCCTCAGCAAAATGATGagaagaattttcttgaagatgAAAGTTCACAAATATCTGTAAAATTTGGTCACGATGATGTGAAGAAGGTTGCTAATAGCCCTACTGCCGGGGAAACAATCAAGGAGCTGGATTCgcagaaggaaaagaaaaacttCAGAGGTTCCTTCTTCTTTCTCGATGGTCACTATAGACGTCTTAGAGCTCTAACATCAGGTTCAAAAATACCATCTGCGGTAATTATTGATCCCACTTCACAGCAACACTATGTTTTAAGCGAGCAAGCAGATTTCAGCTGCACTTTGCTATCTGAATTTCTTGATAGCTTTCTCAATGGAAGTCTTCTCCCATATCAACAGTCTGAGCATGTTGTTCCAAGCATTAGGGAGGCTCCAATTCCACCATTTGTTAATCTGGATTTTCATGAGGCTGATGCTATCCCTCGAGTGACAGGGCATATGTTCAATGAGCTGGTCCTTTATAATCAATCTGATTCCAAAAATTCTGGTAGTTCTCGAGATAGGGATATTTTAGTGCTTTTCAGCAATAGCTGGTGTGGTTTTTGCCAGAGGATGGAACTGGTTGTTCGTGAAGTATACCGTGCAATCAAGGGGTATAATAAAACCCTGAGGAATGGGTTTAAGAATGAGAAACTGTTGTTGAATGGGG ACGAGGTGAGAAATGAGATCCCGAAGTTTCCAGTGATTTACTTGATGGATTGTACATTAAATGACTGCAGCTTAATCCTGAAATCAGTGCTTCAG AGGGAACTTTATCCATCTCTACTCTTATTTCCCGCTGGAAGGAAGAAAGCTATCCCTTATGGTGGAGATATGGCAGTATCTAATATCATTAACTTTCTTGCTCACCATGGGAGCCACTTTTACTATCTTCTTCAGGAGGAAG GTATACTGTGGACTGGAGGTGAACCAGGCATAATTCATAACATGAATTCAGAGGCTTCTCCATTTAAGAACTCGCCACATGAAATTATACTTCAAGGAGGACCGCCAACATTAGATGCTCAGTTCAACCAAATTAGAGCTCCTCTTAGTAGCTCCGCGAAAGCAGCCCCTCATGTGATTGTTGGCTCCGTCCTTGTTGCTACAGACAAGCTTCAAAATGTTCATCCTTTCGATGGATCCAAAGTAGTTATTGTGAAAGTGGATCAAAGCACAGGATTTCAAGGTCTGATTGTCAACAAACATATCCGCTGGGACTCTCTTGATGAACTTGAAGACGGAGTAGTACAGCTCCTGAAGGAGGCTCCTCTATCTTTTGGTGGCCCTGTCATGAAACGTGGAATGCCATTTGCTGCGTTTTCCAGAAAGTATATAGTTAACCAGTCCATGGAAGTGCTGCCAAATGTATTTTTTCTTGACCAAAGGGCCACAGTAGGTATCGTAGAAGAGCTAAGGTTAGGAAACCAGTCTATCCATGACTTCTGGTTCTTTTTGGGATATTCGAGTTGGGGTTGGGGCCAGCTATTTGATGAAATTGCTGAAGGAGCTTGGATTGTAAGAAATCATGATGAGGACCAAATAGATTGGCCTTGGAGATGA
- the LOC132033403 gene encoding uncharacterized protein LOC132033403 isoform X3: MKELADVVSHDQGRFGSLKLMVLYRSSERMLADAVGADEGITILYYHHSHSYKYQGRLRVQNILSSVHYVMSLLPEQLPFKILKTPEDLEIFLGSTDKALILSEFCGWTQKLLAKGGSNSSKHGFGFHEQFNGTIAAKENENQGMENAKMDCGGDDLFSDMPWLSEFTSANSNAFLAAENMSLNSGASCKIDEFQRFESFLPKFLTVSRDLFLPPERLRFGLVPDRALLSSLNIEDSGSWLVTLHFAGCPSCLKALREGDDLKAFAKIQAWPVAELEDDVDDLENALPANKPSVVLFIDRSSDSLKIREKSRKALDSFREFALKIQMSNEMSEPKAFKSQETSLKGSQASRSTSRHPKVGLLPASQKINIKDKMSIVVMNQGKQVILEDLVSGLHGSTLHEILAYALQQKKEVKLSSLAKDAGFQLLSEDLDIKTAQALPGQTEFQSNKASEILLEGVSEGIIDPDRKTMLLEDTILEKQYNEQSESNEAKSSHVCPKDAETVLAHTELQSDQLCRVEDVPEGPTDLDKDQMLHVEDGKQIEESNPLNADLPQQNDEKNFLEDESSQISVKFGHDDVKKVANSPTAGETIKELDSQKEKKNFRGSFFFLDGHYRRLRALTSGSKIPSAVIIDPTSQQHYVLSEQADFSCTLLSEFLDSFLNGSLLPYQQSEHVVPSIREAPIPPFVNLDFHEADAIPRVTGHMFNELVLYNQSDSKNSGSSRDRDILVLFSNSWCGFCQRMELVVREVYRAIKGYNKTLRNGFKNEKLLLNGDEVRNEIPKFPVIYLMDCTLNDCSLILKSVLQRELYPSLLLFPAGRKKAIPYGGDMAVSNIINFLAHHGSHFYYLLQEEGILWTGGEPGIIHNMNSEASPFKNSPHEIILQGGPPTLDAQFNQIRAPLSSSAKAAPHVIVGSVLVATDKLQNVHPFDGSKVVIVKVDQSTGFQGLIVNKHIRWDSLDELEDGVVQLLKEAPLSFGGPVMKRGMPFAAFSRKYIVNQSMEVLPNVFFLDQRATVGIVEELRLGNQSIHDFWFFLGYSSWGWGQLFDEIAEGAWIVRNHDEDQIDWPWR; encoded by the exons ATGAAGGAGTTGGCTGATGTAGTTTCTCATGATCAAGGGAGATTTGGTTCACTGAAGCTGATGGTTTTATATAGGAGCAGTGAGAGAATGCTGGCAGATGCAGTTGGAGCTGATGAGGgaataacaatattatattatcATCACTCACACTCCTACAAGTATCAGGGAAGACTTCGCGTGCAGAATATATTGTCATCTGTCCATTATGTTATGTCTCTGTTGCCAGAACAGCTTCCCTTCAAAATTCTGAAGACACCCGAAGACTTAGAAATTTTCCTCGGTTCAACTGACAAGGCGTTGATTCTTTCTGAATTTTGTGGATGGACCCAGAAATTGCTAGCAAAAGGTGGCAGTAACAGCAGTAAACATGGTTTTG GATTTCATGAACAGTTCAATGGAACAATTGCagctaaagaaaatgaaaatcag GGGATGGAAAATGCGAAGATGGATTGTGGTGGTGACGATCTGTTTAGTGACATGCCTTGGCTCAGTGAGTTTACCTCAGCAAACAGTAACGCTTTCCTCGCGGCTGAGAATATGAGTCTTAATAGTGGGGCTTCCTGTAAAATTGATGAATTCCAACGTTTTGAATCATTCTTACCAAAGTTTTTGACGGTTTCGAGAGACTTATTTCTTCCCCCTGAAAGGCTAAGATTTGGTCTGGTTCCGGATAGAGCGTTGCTTTCATCATTGAACATTGAGGATTCTGGATCGTGGTTGGTGACATTGCATTTTGCTGGATGCCCCAGTTGTTTGAAGGCTCTCAGAGAAGGTGATGATCTCAAAGCTTTTGCCAAGATTCAAGCTTGGCCAGTTGCAGAG CTGGAGGATGATGTGGATGATCTTGAGAATGCTCTTCCAGCAAATAAGCCATCTGTTGTTCTTTTTATTGATAGATCATCTGACTCCTTGAAGATCAGAGAAAAGAGCAGGAAGGCTCTTGATTCTTTTAGAGAGTTTGCCCTGAAAATTCAGATGTCAAATGAAATGAGTGAACCAAAAGCATTCAAATCACAAGAGACATCTCTTAAGGGTTCCCAAGCATCAAGAAGTACTTCCAGACACCCTAAAGTGGGGCTGTTGCCAGCATCTCAAAAGATAAATATCAAAGACAAGATGTCAATTGTTGTAATGAATCAGGGGAAACAAGTCATCCTAGAAGATCTGGTTTCAGGTTTACATGGCAGTACATTGCATGAAATCTTGGCATATGCACTTCAGCAAAAGAAGGAAGTGAAATTGAGCTCACTTGCGAAAGATGCAGGATTTCAACTTTTATCTGAAGATCTTGACATCAAAACTGCCCAAGCTTTACCAGGTCAAACAGAATTTCAGTCAAACAAGGCTTCAGAGATCCTTCTGGAAGGTGTTTCTGAAGGTATTATTGATCCAGATAGGAAAACAATGTTACTTGAAGATACCATTTTGGAGAAGCAATACAATGAACAATCTGAATCAAATGAAGCCAAGTCTTCTCATGTTTGCCCAAAAGATGCTGAAACTGTACTGGCTCATACAGAACTTCAGTCAGATCAACTTTGTCgtgtagaagatgttccagaaGGGCCTACTGATTTAGATAAGGATCAAATGCTGCACGTGGAGGACGGGAAGCAGATTGAAGAATCAAACCCCCTTAACGCTGACTTGCCTCAGCAAAATGATGagaagaattttcttgaagatgAAAGTTCACAAATATCTGTAAAATTTGGTCACGATGATGTGAAGAAGGTTGCTAATAGCCCTACTGCCGGGGAAACAATCAAGGAGCTGGATTCgcagaaggaaaagaaaaacttCAGAGGTTCCTTCTTCTTTCTCGATGGTCACTATAGACGTCTTAGAGCTCTAACATCAGGTTCAAAAATACCATCTGCGGTAATTATTGATCCCACTTCACAGCAACACTATGTTTTAAGCGAGCAAGCAGATTTCAGCTGCACTTTGCTATCTGAATTTCTTGATAGCTTTCTCAATGGAAGTCTTCTCCCATATCAACAGTCTGAGCATGTTGTTCCAAGCATTAGGGAGGCTCCAATTCCACCATTTGTTAATCTGGATTTTCATGAGGCTGATGCTATCCCTCGAGTGACAGGGCATATGTTCAATGAGCTGGTCCTTTATAATCAATCTGATTCCAAAAATTCTGGTAGTTCTCGAGATAGGGATATTTTAGTGCTTTTCAGCAATAGCTGGTGTGGTTTTTGCCAGAGGATGGAACTGGTTGTTCGTGAAGTATACCGTGCAATCAAGGGGTATAATAAAACCCTGAGGAATGGGTTTAAGAATGAGAAACTGTTGTTGAATGGGG ACGAGGTGAGAAATGAGATCCCGAAGTTTCCAGTGATTTACTTGATGGATTGTACATTAAATGACTGCAGCTTAATCCTGAAATCAGTGCTTCAG AGGGAACTTTATCCATCTCTACTCTTATTTCCCGCTGGAAGGAAGAAAGCTATCCCTTATGGTGGAGATATGGCAGTATCTAATATCATTAACTTTCTTGCTCACCATGGGAGCCACTTTTACTATCTTCTTCAGGAGGAAG GTATACTGTGGACTGGAGGTGAACCAGGCATAATTCATAACATGAATTCAGAGGCTTCTCCATTTAAGAACTCGCCACATGAAATTATACTTCAAGGAGGACCGCCAACATTAGATGCTCAGTTCAACCAAATTAGAGCTCCTCTTAGTAGCTCCGCGAAAGCAGCCCCTCATGTGATTGTTGGCTCCGTCCTTGTTGCTACAGACAAGCTTCAAAATGTTCATCCTTTCGATGGATCCAAAGTAGTTATTGTGAAAGTGGATCAAAGCACAGGATTTCAAGGTCTGATTGTCAACAAACATATCCGCTGGGACTCTCTTGATGAACTTGAAGACGGAGTAGTACAGCTCCTGAAGGAGGCTCCTCTATCTTTTGGTGGCCCTGTCATGAAACGTGGAATGCCATTTGCTGCGTTTTCCAGAAAGTATATAGTTAACCAGTCCATGGAAGTGCTGCCAAATGTATTTTTTCTTGACCAAAGGGCCACAGTAGGTATCGTAGAAGAGCTAAGGTTAGGAAACCAGTCTATCCATGACTTCTGGTTCTTTTTGGGATATTCGAGTTGGGGTTGGGGCCAGCTATTTGATGAAATTGCTGAAGGAGCTTGGATTGTAAGAAATCATGATGAGGACCAAATAGATTGGCCTTGGAGATGA